One genomic segment of Echeneis naucrates chromosome 18, fEcheNa1.1, whole genome shotgun sequence includes these proteins:
- the npy2rl gene encoding neuropeptide Y receptor Y2, like has translation MEAVSAANDTQDQLHLLPSPGDLAYPDYHPNAGAAPPVLPTLVFEGVNFLEDPIRLLSVQVVLILAYSTIIVLGVLGNSLVIYVIYRFKTLRTVTNFFIANLAVADLLVNTLCLPFTLVYTLQGEWKFGSVLCFLLPFAQGLAVHVSTVTLNVIALDRHRCIVYHLETRMRKDVCFGVIALTWVLSAVLASPLAIFREYGSFSLEPGHTIQVCTEKWPGKSTDGTIYSISMLILQYFLPLSIISFAYARIWSKLRGHVGPAESSGNSSAGSERHRRRQKTTKMLVTMVVVFAVSWLPFHAFQLATDIDSTVLDMRDFHLLYTVFHVIAMCSTFANPLLYGWMNRNYRAAFLAVFKCRRGGDRGRGGRLDSIHPVGGGGGGRAKKIVLETQDVLSTRLNATDV, from the exons ATGGAGGCCGTCAGTGCAGCCAACGACACACAGGaccagctccacctcctgcccTCCCCCGGCGACCTCGCCTACCCCGACTACCACCCCAACGCCGGCGCCGCCCCCCCAGTACTGCCCACGCTGGTGTTTGAGGGGGTGAACTTCCTGGAGGACCCCATCAGGCTGCTGAGTGTGCAG gtggtGTTGATCTTGGCCTACAGCACCATCATCGTTCTGGGGGTTCTGGGTAATTCTCTGGTCATCTACGTCATCTACCGCTTCAAGACGCTTCGCACTGTCACCAACTTCTTCATCGCTAACCTCGCTGTcg CCGACCTCCTGGTCAACACGCTGTGTCTCCCCTTCACCCTCGTCTACACGCTGCAGGGAGAGTGGAAGTTCGGCAGCgtgctgtgtttcctgctgcCCTTCGCTCAGGGCCTCGCCGTGCACGTCTCCACGGTGACGCTCAACGTCATCGCCCTGGACCGCCACAG GTGTATTGTGTACCACCTGGAGACCCGGATGCGGAAGGACGTGTGTTTCGGGGTGATTGCGTTGACCTGGGTGCTGAGCGCCGTCCTGGCGAGCCCGCTGGCCATCTTCAGAGAGTACGGCTCCTTCAGCCTGGAGCCCGGACACACAATCcag GTCTGCACGGAGAAGTGGCCCGGGAAAAGCACGGACGGCACCATCTACAGCATCTCCATGCTGATCCTGCAGTACTTCCTGCCGCTGTCCATCATCTCCTTCGCCTACGCCCGCATCTGGTCCAAACTGCGCGGCCACGTCGGCCCGGCGGAGAGCAGCGGCAACAGCAGCGCCGGCTCCGAGCGCCACCGCCGGCGTCAGAAGACCACCAAGATGCTGGTGACCATGGTGGTGGTGTTCGCCGTGAGCTGGCTGCCCTTCCACGCCTTCCAGCTGGCCACCGACATCGACAGCACGGTGCTGGACATGCGTGACTTCCACCTGCTCTACACCGTGTTCCACGTCATCGCCATGTGCTCCACCTTCGCCAACCCCCTGCTGTACGGCTGGATGAACCGCAACTACCGCGCCGCCTTCCTCGCCGTCTTCAAGTGTCGCAGGGGAGGGGACAGGGGGAGGGGCGGCCGGCTGGACAGCATTCACCCtgtgggggggggaggaggagggagggcaaAGAAGATCGTGCTTGAAACCCAGGATGTGCTGTCGACCCGCCTGAACGCCACGGACGTGTGA